A single genomic interval of Calypte anna isolate BGI_N300 chromosome 3, bCalAnn1_v1.p, whole genome shotgun sequence harbors:
- the TMEM14A gene encoding transmembrane protein 14A isoform X1, which produces MAIDWVGFAYAALLAVGGVVAYTRKGSKISLAAGLTFGSVAGYGAYCITRDPRNVKISLFSAFLLTIIMGMRFKRSKKLMPAGLVACLRRIKQLKDQITTAMPTEQTDLSRLERQV; this is translated from the exons ATGGCTATTGACTGGGTTGGTTTTGCATATGCTGCCTTGCTGGCTGTTGGAGGTGTTGTAGCTTACACCCGGAAAG GTAGTAAAATCTCTTTAGCTGCTGGTCTCACCTTTGGTTCTGTGGCTGGTTATGGGGCTTACTGCATAACACGTGATCCGAGAAATGTGAAGATATCATTGT tttcagcttttcttttgacCATTATAATGGGAATGAGGTTCAAGAGGTCCAAGAAATTAATGCCAGCTGGACTGGTAGCATGCCTGAG GAGAATTAAGCAACTGAAGGACCAAATTACAACTGCCATGCCCACCGAACAAACAGACCTCTCCAGACTTGAAAGACAAGTTTGA
- the LOC103530090 gene encoding glutathione S-transferase, protein MTAKPKLHYTNGRGKMESIRWLLAAAGVEFEEEFIEKKEDLEKLRSDGVLLFQQVPMVEIDGMKMVQTRAILSYIAGKYNLYGKDLKERAWIDMYVEGTTDLMGMIMYLPFQAADTKEKNLALIIERATNRYFPVYEKALKDHGHDYLVGNKLSWADIHLLEAILMAEECKPDILSAFPLLQAFKGRISNIPTIKKFLQPGSQRKPPADEKFIAVVRKIFNI, encoded by the exons ATGACAGCAAAGCCCAAGCTGCACTACACCAATGGGAGGGGGAAGATGGAGTCCATCCGATGGCTGTTAGCAGCAGCTGGGGTTGAG tttgagGAAGAAttcatagaaaaaaaggaagacttaGAAAAATTACGCAGTG ATGGAGTTCTGCTGTTCCAGCAAGTGCCCATGGTGGAGATTGATGGGATGAAGATGGTGCAGACTAGAGCCATCCTCAGCTACATAGCAGGGAAATACAATCTCTATGGGAAAGACTTGAAGGAGAGAGCCTG gATTGATATGTACGTGGAGGGAACAACAGACTTGATGGGAATGATCATGTATCTCCCTTTTCAAGCAGCTgacacaaaggaaaagaatttagCCTTAATCATTGAACGAGCTACAAACAGATACTTTCCTGTTTATGAAAAA GCCTTAAAAGACCATGGACATGATTATCTTGTTGGCAACAAATTAAGTTGGGCAGACATCCATCTGCTGGAAGCCATTTTAATGGCAGAAGAATGTAAGCCTGATATACTGTCTGCATTCCCTCTGCTACAG GCTTTTAAAGGAAGAATAAGCAACATTCCAACAATCAAAAAATTCTTGCAGCCTGGAAGCCAGAGGAAGCCACCAGCAGATGAGAAGTTTATTGCCGTTGTGAGGAAAATATTCAATATCTAA
- the LOC103530093 gene encoding glutathione S-transferase: protein MSGKPKLHYFDGRGRMETIRWLIAAAGVEFEECFLEKKDDLIKLQKSGSLLFQQVPMVEIDGMKMVQTRAICNYITAKHNLYGKDLKERALIDMYVEGLMDLNELLMTYPYQPAEKREQHLATIVDKAANRYFPVFEKALKDHGQDFLVGNRFSRADVQLLETILTTEECKPDILDKFPLLQSFKARISDIPTIKKFLQPGSQRKPPTKEEEAPKIVKIFY from the exons ATGTCTGGGAAACCCAAGCTGCACTACTTCGATGGCCGAGGCCGAATGGAAACAATACGGTGGCTGATAGCAGCAGCTGGTGTTGAG TTTGAAGAAtgcttcctggaaaaaaaggatgacCTGATAAAGTTGCAGAAGA GTGGATCCCTGCTGTTTCAGCAAGTGCCAATGGTGGAGATCGATGGGATGAAGATGGTGCAGACAAGAGCCATTTGCAACTACATAACAGCAAAACACAACCTCTATGGGAAGGACCTGAAGGAGAGAGCCCT AATCGATATGTATGTGGAAGGATTAATGGATCTGAACGAGCTACTCATGACCTATCCTTACCAACCAGCAGAAAAAAGGGAGCAACATCTTGCTACTATTGTGGACAAGGCCGCAAACAGATACTTCCCAGTCTTTGAGAAG GCTTTGAAAGACCACGGACAAGACTTTCTCGTTGGCAACCGCTTTAGCAGGGCAGATGTGCAATTACTTGAAACCATTTTAACAACAGAAGAGTGCAAGCCTGACATACTTGACAAATTTCCACTCTTGCAG agTTTTAAAGCAAGAATAAGTGATATCCCTACAATAAAGAAatttctgcagcctggcagccagaggaaaccaccaacaaaagaagaagaagcacctaaaatagtaaaaattttCTACTGA
- the TMEM14A gene encoding transmembrane protein 14A isoform X2, whose amino-acid sequence MAIDWVGFAYAALLAVGGVVAYTRKGSKISLAAGLTFGSVAGYGAYCITRDPRNVKISLFSAFLLTIIMGMRFKRSKKLMPAGLVACLSLLMILRLVFMLL is encoded by the exons ATGGCTATTGACTGGGTTGGTTTTGCATATGCTGCCTTGCTGGCTGTTGGAGGTGTTGTAGCTTACACCCGGAAAG GTAGTAAAATCTCTTTAGCTGCTGGTCTCACCTTTGGTTCTGTGGCTGGTTATGGGGCTTACTGCATAACACGTGATCCGAGAAATGTGAAGATATCATTGT tttcagcttttcttttgacCATTATAATGGGAATGAGGTTCAAGAGGTCCAAGAAATTAATGCCAGCTGGACTGGTAGCATGCCTGAG cctttTGATGATTTTGAGGCTTGTTTTTATGCTGCTGTAG